In Chryseobacterium oranimense, a single window of DNA contains:
- a CDS encoding methylmalonyl-CoA mutase family protein: METQKYTPTNKVRIVTAASLFDGHDAAINIMRRVIQGTGCEVIHLGHDKSAEEVVNTAIQEDANAIALTSYQGGHNEYFKYIYDLLREKNSPQIKIFGGGGGVILPEEITDLMDYGIDRIYSPDDGRELGLQGMIDDLVKRSDFATGKEVTANDLDSISFENSTSIAKIISAVENFSEEKPELVKAIDEKSKDLNIPIIGITGTGGAGKSSLTDELVRRFIRSNPDKKIAIISIDPSKKKTGGALLGDRIRMNAINDPRVYMRSMATRENNVSVSPFIHSALNVLKLAHPDVIILETSGIGQSGSEVSDFADVSMYVMTPEYGASTQLEKIDMLDYADLVALNKSDKRGALDALQAVRKQFQRNHLLWEQPLDEMPVYATKASQFNDHGTTELYNRLISKVNDKFSGLDLKTFAEQEITDEVTIIPPKRVRYLSEIVENNRIYDENIEKQAELARKMYHIDGVKKIISNEALDAEYQKAEKDLQQENIDFLKTWEDTKKAFHEEFYSYFVRGKEIKVETSTESLSHLRIPKIALPKYNDWGDLIKWKGQENLPGGFPYTAGIYPFKRTGEDPTRMFAGEGGPERTNRRFHYVSAEMPAKRLSTAFDSVTLYGQDPALPPDIYGKIGNAGVSIATLDDAKKLYSGFDLVNALTSVSMTINGPAPMLLAFFMNAAIDQNVEKYIAENGLESKVEAVLKAKFDDKGLERPKYNGELPPSNNGLGLKLLGITGDEVIPAEAYAEIKAKTIATVRGTVQADILKEDQAQNTCIFSTEFALRLMGDVQEYFIKEKVRNFYSVSISGYHIAEAGANPVSQLAFTLANGFTYVEYYLSRGMDINDFAPNLSFFFSNGIDPEYSVIGRVARRIWAKAMKMKYGADERSQMLKYHIQTSGRSLHAQEIDFNDIRTTLQALYAIYDNCNSLHTNAYDEAITTPTEQSVRRAMAIQLIINKELGLAKNENPLQGSFIIEELTDLVEEAVYAEFDRITERGGVLGAMETMYQRSKIQEESMHYEWLKHTGEYPIIGVNTFLGKDGSPTVRPGEVIRSTEEEKQVQIENLHNFQKSNTDRSAEALRQLQHAAINQQNLFGVMMDAVKYCSLGQITNALFEVGGKYRRNM, encoded by the coding sequence ATGGAAACCCAAAAATATACTCCAACCAACAAAGTAAGAATCGTAACAGCAGCGTCATTATTTGACGGACATGATGCTGCGATCAATATCATGCGCCGCGTGATCCAGGGAACAGGATGTGAAGTGATCCACCTTGGCCACGACAAATCAGCAGAAGAAGTTGTAAACACAGCTATACAGGAAGATGCTAATGCTATTGCGCTCACTTCATATCAAGGCGGCCACAATGAATATTTCAAATATATCTATGACCTTTTAAGAGAGAAGAATTCCCCGCAAATCAAGATTTTCGGCGGTGGCGGCGGAGTTATCCTTCCTGAAGAGATTACCGATCTTATGGATTACGGAATCGACAGGATTTATTCTCCGGACGACGGACGCGAGCTTGGTCTTCAGGGAATGATTGATGATCTTGTAAAAAGGTCAGATTTCGCAACCGGAAAAGAGGTTACAGCAAACGATCTGGATTCCATCAGCTTTGAAAACTCTACAAGCATTGCAAAAATTATTTCTGCTGTTGAAAACTTTTCAGAAGAAAAACCAGAGTTGGTAAAAGCAATTGACGAAAAATCAAAAGATTTAAATATTCCTATCATCGGGATCACAGGTACCGGTGGAGCCGGAAAATCTTCATTAACAGATGAGTTGGTAAGACGTTTCATCCGTTCAAACCCCGATAAAAAAATCGCCATCATCTCTATTGACCCTTCCAAAAAGAAAACAGGAGGTGCGCTTTTGGGAGACAGAATCCGTATGAACGCCATCAACGATCCGCGGGTTTACATGCGCTCTATGGCAACAAGAGAAAATAACGTTTCGGTTTCTCCGTTCATTCACTCTGCATTAAATGTGCTGAAATTAGCTCATCCTGATGTTATCATCCTTGAAACTTCAGGTATTGGGCAATCCGGTTCAGAAGTTTCTGATTTTGCAGATGTTTCCATGTATGTCATGACTCCTGAATATGGAGCTTCAACCCAGCTTGAGAAAATTGACATGTTAGATTATGCAGATTTAGTGGCTTTAAATAAATCTGACAAACGCGGTGCTCTTGATGCGCTTCAGGCCGTAAGAAAACAGTTCCAGAGAAACCACCTATTGTGGGAGCAGCCATTGGATGAAATGCCGGTTTATGCAACAAAAGCATCACAGTTCAATGATCACGGAACTACAGAATTATACAACAGATTAATTTCAAAAGTAAACGATAAGTTTTCAGGTTTAGATTTAAAAACTTTCGCTGAACAGGAAATTACAGACGAAGTAACGATCATTCCACCAAAAAGAGTGCGTTATCTTTCTGAAATTGTAGAAAACAACAGAATATATGATGAAAACATTGAGAAGCAAGCTGAGCTTGCCAGAAAAATGTATCATATTGACGGAGTAAAGAAAATCATTTCCAATGAAGCTTTAGACGCTGAATATCAAAAGGCTGAAAAAGATCTTCAACAGGAAAACATCGACTTTCTGAAAACCTGGGAAGATACGAAAAAGGCTTTCCATGAAGAGTTTTATTCGTATTTCGTAAGAGGAAAGGAAATAAAAGTAGAAACCTCAACAGAGTCTTTATCCCACCTGAGAATTCCAAAAATTGCTTTACCAAAATACAATGACTGGGGAGACCTGATCAAATGGAAAGGCCAGGAAAACCTTCCGGGAGGATTCCCTTACACCGCAGGAATTTATCCGTTCAAAAGAACAGGAGAAGATCCTACAAGGATGTTTGCAGGAGAAGGAGGTCCGGAAAGGACCAACAGAAGATTTCATTATGTTTCTGCAGAAATGCCTGCAAAACGTTTGTCTACCGCCTTCGACTCTGTAACGCTTTACGGACAGGACCCGGCTTTACCACCGGATATTTACGGTAAGATCGGAAACGCAGGAGTTTCCATTGCAACACTGGATGATGCCAAAAAGCTGTATTCAGGGTTTGATCTTGTGAATGCACTGACTTCCGTTTCAATGACAATTAACGGTCCTGCTCCGATGCTGCTTGCTTTCTTTATGAATGCAGCGATCGATCAGAATGTTGAAAAATACATTGCTGAAAACGGTCTTGAATCTAAAGTTGAAGCTGTTTTAAAGGCAAAATTTGATGATAAAGGTTTAGAAAGACCGAAATATAATGGAGAACTTCCTCCTTCCAACAATGGCTTAGGCTTAAAACTATTGGGAATCACAGGTGATGAAGTTATTCCTGCAGAAGCGTACGCTGAAATTAAGGCCAAAACTATTGCAACGGTTCGTGGAACGGTTCAGGCTGATATTTTAAAAGAAGACCAGGCGCAGAATACCTGTATTTTCTCTACTGAATTTGCTTTAAGATTAATGGGTGATGTTCAGGAATATTTCATTAAAGAGAAAGTAAGAAATTTCTATTCAGTTTCTATTTCAGGATATCACATTGCCGAAGCCGGGGCCAATCCGGTTTCCCAGCTGGCATTTACATTGGCGAATGGTTTCACCTATGTGGAATATTATTTGTCAAGAGGAATGGATATCAATGATTTTGCACCAAACTTATCTTTCTTCTTCTCAAACGGTATTGACCCTGAGTATTCTGTGATCGGTCGTGTAGCCAGAAGAATCTGGGCAAAAGCTATGAAAATGAAATACGGAGCTGATGAAAGAAGCCAGATGCTGAAATACCACATCCAGACTTCAGGCCGTTCTCTTCATGCCCAGGAAATTGATTTCAATGATATCAGAACGACGCTTCAGGCGCTTTATGCGATCTATGATAACTGTAATTCACTTCACACCAATGCTTATGACGAAGCTATTACCACTCCTACTGAGCAATCCGTAAGAAGAGCAATGGCTATCCAGCTGATTATCAATAAAGAATTGGGATTAGCTAAGAATGAGAATCCGCTTCAGGGTTCATTTATTATTGAAGAACTGACAGATCTTGTAGAAGAAGCAGTGTATGCAGAATTCGACAGGATTACAGAAAGAGGCGGTGTTCTTGGTGCTATGGAAACGATGTACCAGCGTTCCAAGATCCAGGAAGAATCCATGCATTACGAATGGCTGAAACATACCGGGGAATATCCGATCATCGGGGTAAATACATTCCTTGGAAAAGACGGTTCTCCAACGGTTCGTCCTGGAGAGGTGATCCGTTCTACTGAGGAGGAAAAACAGGTTCAGATTGAAAATTTACACAATTTCCAGAAATCGAATACCGACAGGTCTGCAGAAGCTTTAAGACAATTACAGCACGCTGCCATCAACCAGCAAAACTTATTTGGAGTGATGATGGATGCTGTAAAATACTGTTCTCTTGGCCAGATTACCAATGCTTTGTTTGAAGTGGGTGGTAAATACAGAAGAAATATGTAA
- a CDS encoding DUF3667 domain-containing protein: MSHGKIREDKNCLNCGHHVEERFCPHCGQENTETRQPFYFLFTHFVEDFTHYDGQFWQTIKNLLFKPGRLTKEYLSGKRQHYVAPVKLYIFISFITFFVPSLFSKSEDKDNEATEKHSIQKEKEDKKEKVAKIIDSVKSGILVEGNNKNDSIVNKSISKLKNLEDLIDKKEVLSTQKDQFAILGATSMKQYDSLSIKGGRNYKTLRPFAEKIFHLQDRGLKRKEIIGRFVDTFIHTFPKALFIYLPVFAFFLWLFHSKKRWWYFDHGIFTLHYFSFLLLSTLIFILGNHLNSVLPDYTIVSIIMGLAYTALFFYTSAYFFVAHHRVYENSKRISIAKGSVLFIINFIGLLLMLMILSYISFITMH, from the coding sequence ATGAGCCACGGAAAAATCAGAGAAGACAAAAACTGCCTCAACTGCGGGCATCATGTAGAAGAAAGATTCTGTCCACACTGCGGGCAGGAGAATACCGAAACCAGACAGCCGTTCTATTTTCTTTTCACCCACTTCGTAGAGGATTTCACTCATTATGACGGCCAGTTTTGGCAAACCATCAAAAACCTGCTTTTCAAGCCGGGAAGACTCACTAAAGAATATCTTTCTGGAAAAAGGCAACACTATGTCGCACCTGTTAAATTATATATTTTCATCAGTTTCATCACCTTTTTTGTCCCTTCCCTATTTTCAAAGTCAGAAGATAAAGATAATGAAGCAACAGAAAAACATTCTATACAAAAAGAAAAAGAGGACAAGAAAGAAAAAGTTGCAAAAATAATTGACAGTGTAAAGAGCGGGATACTTGTAGAAGGTAATAATAAAAATGACAGTATCGTCAACAAAAGTATATCCAAATTGAAAAACCTGGAAGATCTGATTGACAAAAAAGAGGTTTTAAGCACCCAAAAAGATCAATTCGCGATATTGGGAGCTACTTCAATGAAGCAATATGATTCGTTAAGCATAAAAGGAGGAAGAAATTACAAAACTCTGCGGCCTTTTGCTGAGAAAATATTCCATTTACAGGACAGGGGCTTGAAAAGAAAAGAAATAATTGGCCGTTTTGTAGATACTTTTATCCATACATTTCCTAAAGCTCTTTTCATCTATTTACCTGTATTTGCTTTTTTCCTATGGCTTTTTCACAGTAAGAAAAGATGGTGGTACTTTGATCATGGGATTTTCACCCTTCATTATTTCTCTTTTCTTTTACTAAGCACATTAATCTTTATACTTGGCAATCATCTCAATTCAGTATTACCAGACTATACAATAGTGAGCATCATTATGGGATTAGCTTATACAGCATTATTCTTTTATACCTCCGCTTATTTTTTCGTTGCCCATCACAGGGTTTACGAAAACAGTAAAAGAATAAGTATTGCCAAAGGATCAGTCTTGTTTATAATCAATTTTATTGGCCTGCTCCTCATGCTTATGATATTATCTTATATCAGTTTCATAACAATGCATTAG
- the rplM gene encoding 50S ribosomal protein L13, which translates to MNTLSYKTVSANKATANKEWVVVDAEGQPLGRLASTVAKILRGKHKTNFTPHVDCGDNVIVLNAGKITLSGNKWADKTYIWHTGYPGGQKSMTAAELQKKDSLKVLEKSVKGMLPKNRLGSALLKNLYLYEGTEHKHEAQQPKTINVNEFK; encoded by the coding sequence GTGAATACATTAAGTTACAAAACTGTTTCAGCGAACAAAGCTACTGCTAATAAAGAATGGGTTGTGGTAGACGCTGAAGGACAGCCGTTAGGAAGACTAGCTTCTACGGTTGCAAAGATTTTGAGAGGTAAGCACAAAACGAACTTTACACCTCACGTAGATTGTGGTGATAACGTAATCGTTTTGAATGCTGGGAAAATTACGCTTTCCGGAAATAAGTGGGCTGATAAGACTTACATCTGGCATACAGGTTACCCTGGTGGACAGAAGTCTATGACTGCGGCTGAACTTCAGAAGAAAGATTCTTTAAAAGTATTGGAAAAATCTGTAAAAGGTATGTTGCCTAAAAACAGATTAGGATCTGCTTTATTGAAGAACCTTTATCTATATGAAGGAACTGAGCACAAACATGAAGCTCAACAGCCTAAAACAATTAATGTTAACGAATTTAAATAA
- the rpsI gene encoding 30S ribosomal protein S9: MSIVHKIGRRKTSVARVYVRPGSGVITVNGKDAKEYFSTDVMVYKLNQPFILSETVGQYDVTVNVFGGGNTGQAEAIRLGISRALCEINAEFRLALKPAGLLTRDARMVERKKPGQKKARKRFQFSKR; this comes from the coding sequence ATGTCTATAGTTCACAAAATCGGAAGAAGAAAAACTTCTGTAGCAAGAGTTTATGTAAGACCAGGTTCTGGTGTTATTACAGTAAACGGTAAAGACGCTAAAGAATATTTCTCTACAGACGTGATGGTTTACAAATTAAACCAACCGTTCATCCTTTCTGAGACTGTTGGTCAGTATGACGTTACCGTAAATGTTTTCGGTGGTGGTAATACAGGTCAGGCAGAAGCTATCAGATTAGGTATTTCAAGAGCTTTATGCGAAATCAATGCTGAATTCAGATTAGCTTTGAAACCAGCTGGTTTACTTACAAGAGACGCAAGAATGGTGGAAAGAAAGAAGCCAGGTCAGAAAAAAGCAAGAAAGAGATTCCAATTCTCAAAACGTTAA
- the rpsB gene encoding 30S ribosomal protein S2 encodes MAKANVKDLLEAGVHFGHMTRKWNPNMAPYIFMEKNGIHIVDLHKTAVKLDEACSALEKLTSAGKKVLFVATKKQAKEVVAKHAAELNMPYITERWPGGMLTNFVTIRKAVKKMNHIDKMKKDGTFETLSKKERLQVDRQRANLEKNLGSISDMVRLPSAIFVVDIMREHIAVTEAKKLGIPVFGIVDTNSDPRKVDFVIPGNDDASKSIDMILNIVSDSIKEGQSQRKADKEKSKEEGEVVSADKDADFDAE; translated from the coding sequence ATGGCAAAAGCAAATGTAAAAGACCTTCTAGAGGCTGGTGTACACTTCGGTCACATGACCAGAAAGTGGAATCCAAATATGGCTCCATACATTTTTATGGAGAAAAACGGTATTCACATTGTAGACTTACATAAAACAGCAGTTAAATTGGACGAAGCGTGCAGCGCTTTGGAAAAATTAACTTCTGCAGGTAAAAAAGTTCTTTTCGTAGCTACTAAAAAGCAGGCGAAAGAAGTAGTTGCTAAGCACGCTGCTGAACTAAATATGCCTTATATTACAGAAAGATGGCCTGGAGGTATGCTAACGAACTTCGTTACAATCAGAAAGGCTGTAAAGAAAATGAACCATATCGACAAAATGAAAAAAGACGGTACGTTCGAAACTTTATCTAAAAAAGAAAGATTACAGGTTGACAGACAAAGAGCTAACCTAGAGAAAAACTTAGGTTCTATCTCTGACATGGTTCGTCTTCCTTCTGCAATCTTCGTTGTAGATATCATGAGAGAACATATCGCTGTAACTGAAGCTAAGAAATTAGGTATTCCAGTTTTCGGTATTGTTGATACAAACTCTGACCCTAGAAAAGTAGACTTCGTTATCCCAGGAAACGATGATGCTTCTAAATCTATCGATATGATCTTAAACATCGTTTCTGATTCTATCAAAGAAGGTCAGTCTCAAAGAAAAGCTGATAAAGAAAAATCTAAAGAAGAAGGAGAAGTAGTATCTGCTGATAAAGATGCTGATTTCGATGCAGAATAA
- a CDS encoding DUF6759 domain-containing protein encodes MKKLLAFSGISLMLMSCSVNYGNYPIRTSYPSASGNTSGNSAMSTEREYAELIKTYKPETAAVLNDLLNEDSPSNPSTSISVENKSPCNMVLTVSSSGFFKKIPIGSGKVGYTMVPKNKNYSLSGMLCNSSYQANKFITTSYAIKISN; translated from the coding sequence ATGAAAAAGCTGCTCGCTTTCTCCGGAATTTCACTTATGCTTATGAGTTGTAGTGTAAATTATGGCAACTATCCTATAAGAACTTCTTATCCTTCAGCTTCGGGAAATACTTCCGGGAATTCTGCAATGAGTACAGAACGGGAATATGCGGAGCTTATAAAAACCTACAAACCTGAAACTGCAGCCGTTTTAAATGATCTTCTTAATGAGGACTCTCCTTCCAACCCCAGCACTTCTATTTCAGTGGAAAACAAATCCCCCTGCAACATGGTTCTTACGGTGAGCAGCAGCGGTTTCTTTAAAAAAATCCCGATAGGTTCCGGTAAAGTGGGCTACACCATGGTTCCTAAAAACAAAAATTACAGTCTCTCAGGAATGCTTTGCAATTCATCTTATCAGGCTAATAAGTTCATTACTACATCATACGCTATAAAAATCAGTAATTAA
- a CDS encoding DUF6759 domain-containing protein, whose amino-acid sequence MKKILTTLLFLILASGTASAQKKHKDILKSTNIREIEEYLKNTHPDDPKRFVLKPKLIALKNSEWTKGASKAKPMEARPVMTDIPNRFMRNSSSNDAEEFKKLLAETSDQHKDKTVKLLNAMFDEDITKKEAVLLFRNNSDCNIILRIEGKDFYNLAVPAHGENFIVLNKGLYILNSNVCDIKYSSQKDIKKSIFVVIENPGTKKPPINSEASKEEKETVPVNASKKKRSKK is encoded by the coding sequence ATGAAAAAAATTTTAACGACCCTCCTCTTCCTGATCCTTGCTTCGGGTACTGCTTCTGCGCAGAAAAAACACAAAGATATTTTAAAAAGCACAAATATCAGGGAAATCGAAGAGTACCTTAAGAACACACATCCTGACGACCCTAAAAGATTTGTGCTAAAGCCCAAGCTTATTGCCTTAAAGAATTCGGAATGGACAAAAGGAGCTTCCAAAGCCAAGCCTATGGAGGCCAGACCTGTAATGACAGATATTCCGAACAGGTTTATGAGAAATTCAAGTTCCAATGATGCAGAAGAGTTTAAAAAACTTCTTGCCGAAACCTCCGATCAGCACAAAGACAAAACGGTAAAGCTTCTGAACGCTATGTTTGATGAGGATATTACCAAAAAAGAGGCTGTACTTCTTTTCAGAAATAACTCGGACTGCAATATCATCCTGAGAATTGAAGGAAAAGACTTCTACAACCTGGCAGTTCCTGCTCACGGGGAGAATTTTATTGTTCTCAACAAAGGTTTGTATATACTGAACAGTAACGTATGCGATATAAAGTACTCTTCTCAAAAAGACATAAAAAAAAGTATATTTGTAGTCATTGAAAATCCGGGTACAAAAAAGCCGCCAATAAACAGTGAGGCATCAAAAGAAGAAAAAGAAACAGTACCTGTGAACGCTTCAAAAAAGAAAAGATCAAAAAAATAA
- the trmB gene encoding tRNA (guanosine(46)-N7)-methyltransferase TrmB, with protein sequence MGKNKLARFAENKILPNVIQPTREDALNGFSLKGNWRKDFFKNDHPIVLELGCGKGEYSVGLAKTFPEKNFIGIDIKGARFWFGAKEAVDNGMTNVAFLRTQIELVDHFFAENEVDEIWITFPDPQIKYKRTKHRLTHPDFLERYKKFLKPGGIIHLKTDSEFLHGYTLGYLQGAGYEIISAHHDIYGAPEYDPNTEHLRDIKTYYEELFSAKGKTITYIKFRIS encoded by the coding sequence ATGGGCAAAAATAAATTAGCAAGATTCGCTGAAAACAAAATTTTACCAAATGTTATCCAACCCACAAGAGAGGACGCCTTAAACGGTTTTTCTCTTAAAGGAAACTGGAGAAAGGATTTCTTTAAAAACGATCATCCGATTGTACTGGAACTTGGCTGTGGTAAAGGAGAATATTCAGTAGGACTTGCCAAAACCTTCCCTGAAAAAAACTTCATCGGAATAGATATTAAAGGTGCCAGATTCTGGTTTGGTGCCAAAGAAGCTGTAGACAATGGAATGACTAATGTTGCATTTCTCAGAACACAGATTGAGCTTGTAGATCATTTTTTTGCAGAAAATGAAGTGGATGAAATCTGGATCACGTTCCCTGACCCTCAGATCAAATACAAACGAACCAAGCACAGGCTTACTCACCCCGATTTTTTAGAACGCTACAAAAAATTCCTGAAACCGGGTGGAATTATCCATCTGAAAACCGATTCCGAATTTCTGCATGGCTATACATTAGGCTATCTGCAGGGGGCTGGCTATGAAATCATTTCCGCTCATCACGACATTTACGGTGCTCCTGAATATGATCCCAATACGGAACACCTGAGAGATATAAAAACATATTATGAAGAACTTTTCTCAGCCAAAGGAAAAACTATAACCTATATAAAATTCCGGATAAGCTGA
- a CDS encoding DUF6759 domain-containing protein: protein MKKLLLLFVSVLFFNVSAQKRGKDYSNILKSKNIYEINAFLRDAHPDDPRRSVLKPRVMEMMTQYIRDAHPADQKVKDMQEMLALLKRRPSTKITFDEMNAIIKQKQIAKYKAELAAKQSTVIYTPSTAQNTFVVNTTANAAIPNAEAEEFNMLMAENPVEHKNKTVKILNSLFDNDPTSKTSIVLIKNNSDCNIIVRMESVGTTKYRLAVPAHDDSTIVIDKGQYLFTSLVCGAQYASQKTIEKAIMVTLGSSATQ from the coding sequence ATGAAAAAATTACTTTTACTGTTTGTTTCTGTTCTGTTTTTTAATGTGTCTGCCCAAAAAAGAGGGAAAGACTACAGCAATATTTTAAAAAGTAAAAATATCTATGAGATCAATGCTTTTCTCAGAGATGCCCACCCTGATGATCCCAGAAGATCTGTTTTGAAACCGCGGGTAATGGAAATGATGACGCAGTACATCAGAGATGCCCACCCTGCCGATCAGAAAGTAAAAGATATGCAGGAAATGCTTGCCCTGCTGAAAAGAAGACCTTCTACCAAGATCACTTTCGATGAAATGAATGCCATTATCAAACAGAAACAGATCGCCAAATACAAGGCAGAACTTGCCGCCAAACAATCCACAGTAATTTATACTCCAAGTACTGCCCAAAATACCTTTGTGGTTAATACAACAGCCAATGCTGCTATCCCTAATGCAGAAGCTGAAGAGTTCAATATGCTGATGGCCGAAAATCCGGTAGAACATAAGAACAAAACAGTAAAAATATTAAACTCACTGTTCGATAACGACCCGACCAGCAAAACAAGCATCGTTCTTATTAAAAATAATTCTGACTGTAATATCATTGTAAGAATGGAGAGCGTAGGAACCACCAAATACAGACTTGCCGTTCCCGCCCATGATGACAGCACCATTGTTATAGATAAAGGACAATATCTTTTCACAAGCCTTGTTTGCGGCGCCCAGTATGCCTCCCAAAAAACAATTGAAAAAGCCATTATGGTTACGTTAGGGAGTTCTGCAACACAATAA